One Scomber scombrus chromosome 23, fScoSco1.1, whole genome shotgun sequence genomic window, ACTGGGAGGACTAGGAGAACCGGGAGTACTGGGAGGACAGCGCTGGTCGGTCGGTTCACCTGTAGCTCTCAGCTGATCCAGGTAATCTGATCTGTGAGGTGAAATAAACTGGAACAATTTCTGAGATCATCTGTAAACTTTTGTGTCAAAACCAAAAAtctaataataaatgtttagtttcacttTCAGCTAAaacatttaaccttcgtgtcgtcctcccgggtcaaattgaccctgtctgttttgactgttccttctttcctccctccctccttctttccttccttccttccttccttccttccttccttccttccttccttccttccttccttctctctttcctccttctctctttctttcctccccctaccttcctcccttccttctttcctctgtccttctttccttccttcctattttcttttatccctccctccctcccttccttctttcctccgtccttcattccttccgttcctacctcctttccttctttcctttcctcccttccttcctccctcctgtcctcccttccctccttccttcctccctcatttcctttctttccttcttcctcccttcccttgttccttccttcctcccttcctcccttccttccttcttcttcccttccttccttgacttgaggacaacaggagggttaatttaaTAAGATTCATTCAAACGTCTCCTCAGAACATCTCCAGAGTTCCTGAGTGTGTTTGTAgtagttttgtgtctttatgctGAATATGTTCAGAAGGTCAGAGTCCTGATCTGCAGGTTGAAATGATGCGTTCAGGAACACATCACACTGTCAGGATGTTAGAGTAACAGATAAATTTCTCCCACTGCAGGCGTTCACCATGGAGtcttcatcaccttcatcatcaccttcGTCACCACCATCATCCTCAGTAACAGCTACCTCAGtgtcctcatcatcatcatctactCCTCATCCTcgtccctttttttctctgaggAGTCCAGAACTGGTAGCTGAGTTTCTACAAGGTGAAAATCttcctcctccgtctcctctcATACAGGGTCTATTGACTAAATATGATGATAAAGAGACTGAAATCAGACCTGAAACCATCAGAGactcatttttatctttttgttttcagagcGTCAGAACAAATTTCGGTCTCGAAATGACTCCAGTGAATCCAGCATCACCTCCTCTgtgacctcctcctcctctgtgatctcctcctcccctctgccATCCCCCTTCTCTCCCACTCCATCTTCCTCACCTTTGAGctcctcatcctccacctctcctcctgcCTGTGGTGACAGCAAACCAGGTAAGATACTGTGTACAGTGTGTACTACATACTAACTGTGTAGTGTGTACTACATACTAACTGTGTACAGTGTGTACTACATACTAACTATACAGTGTGTACTACATACTAACTACTACACCTTCATCCTCAGTAACAGCTACCTCAGTGTCCTCTTCATCATctactcctcttcctcgtccctttttttctctgaggAGTCCAGAACTGGTAGCTGAGTTTTTACAAGGTGAAAATCttcctcctccgtctcctctcATACAGGGTCTATTGACTAAATATGATGATAAAGAGACTGAAATCAGACCTGAAACCATCAGAGactcatttttatctttttgttttcagagcGTCAGAACAAATTTCAGTCTCGAATTGACTCCAGCATCACTTCCTCCTCCCCTGTgatctcctcctcccctctgccATCCCCATTCTCTCCCACTCCATCTTCCTCACCTTTGAGctcctcatcctccacctctcctcctgcCTGTGGTGACAGCAAACCAAGTAAGATACTATGTACAGTGTGTACTACATACTAACTGTGTAGTGTGTACTACATACTAACTGTGTAGTGTGTACTACATACTAACTGTGTACAGTGTGTACTACATACTAACTACTACACCTTCATCACCACCTTCATCCTCAGTAACAGCTACCTCAGtgtcctcatcatcatcatctactcctcttcctcgtccctttttttctctgaggAGTCCAGAACTGGTAGCTGAGTTTTTACAAGGTGAAAATCttcctcctccgtctcctctcATACAGGGTCTATTGACTAAATATGATGATAAAGAGACTGAAATCAGACCTGAAACCATCAGAGactcatttttatctttttgttttcagagcGTCAGAACAAATTTCAGTCTCGAATTGACTCCAGCATCACTTCCTCCTCCCCTGTgatctcctcctcccctctgccATCCCCATTCTCTCCCACTCCATCTTCCTCACCTTTGAGctcctcatcctccacctctcctcctgcCTGTGGTGACAGCAAACCAAGTAAGATACTATGTACAGTGTGTACTACATACTAACTGTGTAGTGTGTACTACATACTAACTGTGTAGTGTGTACTACATACTAACTGTGTACAGTGTGTACTACATACTAACTACTACACCTTCATCACCACCTTCATCCTCAGTAACAGCTACCTCAGtgtcctcatcatcatcatctactcctcttcctcgtccctttttttctctgaggAGTCCAGAACTGGTAGCTGAGTTCCTACAAGGTGAAAATCttcctcctccgtctcctctGATACAGGGTCTATTGACTAAATATGATGATAAAGAGACTGAAATCAGACCTGAAACCATCAGAGactcatttttatctttttgttttcagagcGTCAGAACATATTTCGGTCTCGAAATGACTCCAGTGAATCCAGcatcacctcctcttcctcctctgtgacctcctcctcctcctcccctgtcaccacctcctcctctgtgacCTCCTCCCCTGTgatctcctcctcccctctgccatcccccttctctcccactccatcttcatcacctttgagctcctcatcctccacctctcctcctgcCTGTGGTGACAGCAAACCAAGTAAGATACTGTGTACAGTGTGTACTACATACTAACTATACagtgtaagataagataaggaCATTTACGtcattgcagcagcaaagtggacaataaaaatatataacaaaatatataaaacaataaccTTCATACTaactgtgtgctgtgtttacTACAAACATAGTTTCATGATTTATCTCAAAATCAAATTTCTGGtccataaatgtatttattattcatacATATAATAGATACTTCATCCGTCAATGAATGGGTGATTCATCATTGATGAAgcttcagagagcagagagttgCAGTATGTAAGTGTTCATCAGTGGGTGAATGTTCTTAGTTCTTTGTGGACTCTGTGAGGCTGATAAATGTCGTCggcatttaaagggttaacaCGTCAGATCAGCTGCAGGTTTGGAGGATTAGTCGCATGTTTGAAGCtgtgatttatttctttatttctctttgtgttcAGTCAGACTGTCACTGTCGAGCCCTGAGCTCATTACAGAGCTGAAGCAGCCGAGGAGCCGCTCCCTCCGTCACGTCTCCACCCACAACGGACTGACCACCGTCTTCTCTGGACGAGGACGAAGACAGGTGAGCAGAGACGGAGACATCAGTCAGGTTTCTATCCACAGCGGCTGTGTAAAGATCAGCAGATAAACTCATTTAGGCCTCAGACAACAGAAAACtcttatttacaatatttagaggtttttttacggcggggagctccggacctctgcaatgaggccaacgcagaagtgacttaaaactgcattctatcaaaaggccaccagggggcgaccgttttggtgtcaaaaggacttccgtctctatacaagtcaatggagaattcaccaacttctcacttgatttctaacctcagtaaacgttttcaatatgtgtttatggtctcaatcgctagtttaaagccttcttcaatgcagtatgatgttcatttgggacattttggcctccctgattttatatgtgacgataaagcagggtatgcattagggcgtggctacgtggtgattgacaggttgattggttcacaggttcaggagggcgcctcatgctcctcctgatgcccatataagtagaatccctgtttttattttacccagcatgcacctgaaattttcaagatggcgctgctcagatccgatactattggcctccgagcaacagtccacaaaccaatgggtgacgtcacggatgttacgtccaattctcatatacagtctatggttttttttatttcgtCGTTTGTTTCATGTgtaaattaaaaacaggaaacacgCTTAAAGACAGGATGATGTTAACCtttaatcttcttcttctcctcagtCCACTGGTGCCACGCCCTCCACAcgatcagccaatcagaagacCTCACCCTGACTTTATCAGCTACTGgactctgctgctctgtaacTAATCATTTCCATTTGATAACAGAATATAACTGACAGAAAGAAAGTTTAACATCGTCTAACATCTGTCCGAATTAAGCCCCGCCCCTTTTATTCACTGCTTTGGTTCTCACGctgcaaaacaaacagtttaCAGTAACATTAGCTTACCATCATacaattcataataataatagatttaATGATTGATGAGGAAACAAAAGCAACTTCTCATTTCAAGTTAACGATTTCTACTTTTTGAAATGAGCTAACTGACGATCACAAGTTAACCAGAAGCTTCGTCTCCAGCagagtttttaatgttttctggtGACTCGTTTTAAAGGCTGCTCTCCTGATGTGAAGCTTTAATCATTAGTTcatatcatgtgtgtgtgttttctggttTGTATtgatctgttttatgttttttttaatgttatggtAACATTTATGTCTAACACTGTATACGGTCtcttacaaatataataaataaagctaACAGGTTAAAAGTCGTGGGTCTACATAATCTGATGAATCACTAGTTGGTCATTTTTCAATTctctgattcagcttcttaaaaGTGAAATGTTCTGGTTTCTTCCTCTGTGACAGTGAACTGAATCTGAAACTGAATCTTTGGGAcacagtgattgacatttttcaccattttctgacattttatttcatggaCCAAACaaagattaatcagtaatgaacaCATAGTCTGAAGTCAGTGTGAGGTGTTCATAAACAAGgtgccaaaaaatgaaaaaacaataaagggTACAGTGGTTTTTATCATAAAAGAAGAaggacaaaacaataaataacatacTGTGACCTTTCAGTGTTACAAACTACAACTACGATAAGTAAGACGTAAGTCAGCAACAATCATTCAAAGCAATTCTTAAACATTAACAGAAAACCCAAAATACTTtgtcattgtttgtttatgaatatccatatgaaaataaatggttgaatgaataaatggatGTTTGTATCTCAGCTCCTGTTTTTAACTGGTTTAAGTCTCAGTGCTGCTTGGTAGCTGCTCATCTTCCTCTGATCATATTACGTGGGGAGCCACAATGCTCTGTTCTGTACTTTACTTAGAGCTGTCCTGGATGGTTTCATTAACGTCTCTGGTAGCAGTGATATGGGGAGGGTCATAAAAATGGGTGAACAGTGTGATGAACACATTTGTCAGGGATTTAGGTGGAGTtcatttcaaattacattttttaaaccgTACATTTGAGACCCTTATTAGCCCCTATTGGAGGCAGTAgatctgctgtttgttgttgctgtaattcttttttgtttgaaagCACCTTTAGACGGCAGTTTTCCAACCTAATTGCAGGTTTTACtcttaacatttttatattcagcCTATAAACAGGCCAGAAATAGTTATTTATATGAGAATACAGTTTTGTTCTTAAGCTTTATGTGCTTATTATTGGTTCATAACAGTGTTCGATTCCCTAAGATAAAGTCAAAGTTGTGCAAACTTTTTGGAAAAAACCCCCCTGCTAATTATAGTAAGCTAACATCCGTGTTAACATGCTGGCTACTGATGTTTAGGTCATTTAAAAAGGGACATAATGCATTTAACTTCTAAGGCATATACACATTATTTCACagtgacattttattaaaattaaacatgaaattcaaaagtgaaaaattaaaatttcaGGCTAGTGGTTAACTTCGAGTCCCAGGGTGCATTTCTTGAAGAATCAGCCAATCACTGAGCTAAAGACTCATGCAAACATACTGATTCTTAAGTTACTGTTCCCAACTTTCAGTTTGTAGAAAAGCTCAGCATAGAACACTGCTATTAAGGCATGTAGAGGAGGACTCTGACTGGCCTCTGAAACATGTTCAACACAATACTGAATGACTGCGTTGGTGGTTTTTTAGAGAATTCCTGTGAGCAAAAGCTTTTCCACATTGTTCACAGCAGTAAGGTTTCTCTCCCGTGTGGACGCGTTGGTGTATTTTTAGATTACTGTCTGTAATGAAAGCTTTCCCACACTGGTCACACCAATAcggtttctctccagtgtggatACGTTTGTGGATTTGTAGATTACCTGCTTGCATGAAACTTTTCCCACACtggtcacagctgtacggcttctctcctgTATGAATGCGATGATGTTTTTTCAGATTACTGTCTGAGGTGAAGGTTTTGTCACATTGATTGCAGCTGTATGGTTTTTCTCCTGTGTGAGTGCGCTCATGGATTTTTAGGCTGCTGTCTGTAGTGAAACCTTTCCCACAGTAGTCACAGCTATAAGGTTTCTCTCCTGTATGAATGCGTTGATGTTTTTTCAGATCGCTGCTTGCAGTGAAAGATCTCCCACACTGATCACACCTGAATGGTTTCTccccagtgtgaatgcgttggtggctttTTAAATTGCTGTCTTGAGGGAAAGCTTTCCCACATTGATCACATTTAAATGGATTCTCTGCTGTGTGAATGCGAGTGTGTCTCTTTAGGCTACACAGCAATGTAAAGGATTTACCACACTGGTCACAGCTGTATGGTCTCTCCCCTGTGTGAAGGCGTTTGTGTAATTTTAGAGCTCTTTCATCACTGAAAGCTTTCTCACATTGGTCACACCTAAAtggtttctctccagtgtgaacaCGCTTGTGCTTTTTAAGACTACACAGTAATGAAAAAGATTTCCCACACTGATCACAGCTGTAAggtttctctccagtgtgagtGCGTTGGTGGACTTGTAGAGTACTGCTTGTGGTAAAAGCTTTTCCACACCagtcacagctgtacggcttctctccagtatGAATGCGTTTGTGAATTTGAAGACTACCAAGAAGACTGAAAGCTTTCCCACAGTGGTCACAACTGTAcggtttctctccagtgtgaatgcgttggtggatttttagactACTGTCTACAGTGAACGTTTTCCCACATTGATCACAGATGTGAAGTTTCTTTCCTGTGTGGACTTtctgatgaatatttaaaaatgttgatgtggTGAAGACTTTGTCACAGGACTGACAGTGGTGATGTTTGAGGCCCTTTGTTCCATTTTGTTCCTacagcaacagaaaaacacacagaaagagacagtgAGATGACTTGTTGACACCTGGTATTAACATTCGTCTCCAGTGACCACTTCTCATTTCCCTGCTCTACATGCcaataaacatttctgttttgcaAAGACCAAATCTGTTGTTGTATTAAACCAGCAAACTGTGTTCAACGTGTTTGATAACATCAAGCAAGCCTCTAGTTAGTCAGTttgtgatacattttaaaatcttaaaaatactatactgcagtacagtttgaggtacttgtactttactgtagtacagtttgaggtacttgtactttactgtagtacagtttgaggtacttgtactttactgtagtatttccatgtgatgctactttctacatctcagagggaaatattgtactttctactccactacatttatttaacagctttagttacttttcagatgcagatttgacacaatggataatataacaagcttttaaaatacaacacaatgttaaagatgaaaccaaaaagcagtgtgtagtcggctcacatttcagatgtctatgagttgttaacagctccaccaaatagtacttctactgcaatactttaactacatcatgTGGCTGCAAGGTCATTGGTGGCTGTCAGAGCTGCATCTGGCCCAGGAACCCCATGGTCTCCCCCAGGAGGAGATGATGAGCTTTGCTGGGGAGAAGGGTGTCTGGGTTTCACTGTTCAGCCTGAAGCCACCACGACCCGGCCCCGGATAAGAGGCAGAagacggatggatggatttaaccaaatcatgctcataatacttatgtacatttACTGCAGTAGGATTTTATATACAGAACATTGTtatattggtacttttactggGTTGAGTTTTCAATCAACAATCTGTCTGTCAGACGACTGATTGGATCTCAGATCAGAAACTTTTGTAGTTTTTACAGCAGAATAACTCAACGAACACAAAGCTTGGAAGTGttttagtttccttttttttcagactttctctccaacaacagaacaaacagatGATACACAAACTCTAGATGTCTTTAGTCTGGTTATGAAGCCGGTTTCATCCTGAAGTCCTGAACACTGACCTGTGTATCGGTGGTAGCAGAGGCTGAGTCTGATTCTTCTCTTTTAATAACGGGGTTGTTGGTGTGGTGCTctgggttctggttctggtcctGGTCTGTGAAGTCCAGCAGGTCTCCTCTCTGACTGATggactgttcttcttcttcttctttttcctgttttatgtcGATTGTCGACCAGCATGGAGGTGAATTACTGCCACCTACTGCAGAGTCTTCTATCcccttaaacacacaaacacaagaacacagaaataaataaaaactatatttcACTGAACAGTAAATTCTTTTGTTCAGTTTCTTTCCAATAACAGAATAACTTCTCTGACCTGATGACAAATACATGATTCACCCTCAGTTCTTCACTCCAagcttccctcttttcctctctaaTGATTCTCATTGCTCTGATTGTGTTTGACAGTGTTCATATAATCCTGACATGTTTGCATATGAAGCGTTTTCTTCAGTCCTACCCTCGGCCCCGTTCAGATGTTCTCCTCTTTGCAGCTCCTTGTAACTAACCTCACTGTTCCACTTAGAGGTGTCGTCCTGAGTTTGCTGGATCtcatctgtgctgctgctcttcaatcatgtttcttttcattattcCTTCAGCTTCAGAtttactgagtgaaatgtttCAGAGTTCTGCTAACACATCCAGTTTCTTGGTCCTGTATCCCTCTGTGAGCTGCTATCCACACAAATGTTATCAGAATATTCATATAGCTCATTAACTGTATCCTGCCTGCTGTGAGCTGTAAATGACTGCAGAGACATTAATAAAGAACATGAATCTGTACACAGAAGAGCCTTTTTAATGTGTAACTCATCTATCCACTGTGATGCTGCTGTAACTGCATCATCTCCACTGAACTGACAAATGATCTGATGTTCTTCTTTAACAGAAACCTGTAAAGCTGCTCTACTAAAAGCAAAACCTGTGCTACCAGTGTTCAGACCCTTAGATCCATCTGTATATACTGAGACTgattatgtacttttactgtaggacttttacactgttgtaTTGGAACTTCTTTCAGCATTGTAGTAATGTTAAAACATTGACTACATGCTGCCTGTTAACAGCAGTGAAGCTGTCTTTAGTCTGGTTATGAAGCTGGTTTCATCCTGAATTCCTGAACACTGACCTGTGTATCGGTGGTAGCAGAGGGTGAGTCTGATTCTTCTCTTTTAATAACGGGGTTGTTGGTGTGGTGCTctgggttctggttctggttctggtcctGGTCTGTGAAGTCCAGCAGGTCTCCTCTCTGACTGATggactgttcttcttcttcttctttttcctgttttatgacGACTGTCAACCAGCATGGAGGTGAATTACTGCCACCTACTGCAGAGTCTTCTATCcccttaaacacacaaacacaagaacacataaataaataaaaacaatatttcactgaacagtaaacaacaaaacattggtAACAGGTGatggtgtttctttttttttcattcagatttCTCGACTTTGACAGAATtgtaaaaaacaactttgtacCTTTTAGGAAtgtcaataatcaataatcagttatTGTCTGAAACAacagacagatgtgtttttaacattGTCTTAATGCACCTTTTGCTGTTGAGACGCAAATAATTTTAAGCACTTTCTTTAATTGATAGTCAGCTGTGttcctgagacacaaacacacagaatccAGGACAAAGACATTATGACATTAAACTGTTTATTATGTAGGAAAAGTTGATTTCAAGTCATTTAAGTacttttcatgcaggacttttacttttattggagtatttttacattactgtattaatacttcttccaccactgatgcatataatcattatttaaatgtattttaaagtagaATAATCATGTTGTTCCACAATAATAAGACCATATACTGTGAAACTGGACTCTGCAGTGTAATAATGTaactataataaatattattacattaat contains:
- the LOC134006094 gene encoding zinc finger protein 271-like codes for the protein MYLSSGQRSYSVIGKKLNKRIYCSVKYSFYLFLCSCVCVFKGIEDSAVGGSNSPPCWSTIDIKQEKEEEEEQSISQRGDLLDFTDQDQNQNPEHHTNNPVIKREESDSASATTDTQEQNGTKGLKHHHCQSCDKVFTTSTFLNIHQKVHTGKKLHICDQCGKTFTVDSSLKIHQRIHTGEKPYSCDHCGKAFSLLGSLQIHKRIHTGEKPYSCDWCGKAFTTSSTLQVHQRTHTGEKPYSCDQCGKSFSLLCSLKKHKRVHTGEKPFRCDQCEKAFSDERALKLHKRLHTGERPYSCDQCGKSFTLLCSLKRHTRIHTAENPFKCDQCGKAFPQDSNLKSHQRIHTGEKPFRCDQCGRSFTASSDLKKHQRIHTGEKPYSCDYCGKGFTTDSSLKIHERTHTGEKPYSCNQCDKTFTSDSNLKKHHRIHTGEKPYSCDQCGKSFMQAGNLQIHKRIHTGEKPYWCDQCGKAFITDSNLKIHQRVHTGEKPYCCEQCGKAFLQSSRVQVHQRFHTGEKPFKCDQCEKAFAIMSHLKCHKRIHTGEKPYSCSQCGTAFRRDCDLKRHQRIHTGMKPYTCEHCGKAFTRNSHLTCHRRIHTGEKPYWCDQCGKGFTTDRILKIHQRIHTGEKPYSCEQCGKAFTQEGHLKLHVRVHTGEKPYRCDLCGQEFKTSTALKNHDRIHTGEKPYRCDQCGNSFTRQSNLQRHQRIHTGEKPYRCDQCGKTFTQDGDLKRHQRLHTGEKPYKCDRCGKSFTQESHLTLHLRIHTGERPCWCEHCGRAFTTNSDLKKHLRRHKLLWCDQCGMPFLRAKDLKSHQCPPTEEEPYSCEECEKTFTPNRNLNKL
- the LOC134006118 gene encoding uncharacterized protein LOC134006118 produces the protein MESSSPSSSPSSPPSSSVTATSVSSSSSSTPHPRPFFSLRSPELVAEFLQERQNKFRSRNDSSESSITSSVTSSSSVISSSPLPSPFSPTPSSSPLSSSSSTSPPACGDSKPVTATSVSSSSSTPLPRPFFSLRSPELVAEFLQERQNKFQSRIDSSITSSSPVISSSPLPSPFSPTPSSSPLSSSSSTSPPACGDSKPITATSVSSSSSSTPLPRPFFSLRSPELVAEFLQERQNKFQSRIDSSITSSSPVISSSPLPSPFSPTPSSSPLSSSSSTSPPACGDSKPITATSVSSSSSSTPLPRPFFSLRSPELVAEFLQERQNIFRSRNDSSESSITSSSSSVTSSSSSPVTTSSSVTSSPVISSSPLPSPFSPTPSSSPLSSSSSTSPPACGDSKPIRLSLSSPELITELKQPRSRSLRHVSTHNGLTTVFSGRGRRQSTGATPSTRSANQKTSP